gcagTTGAAAACCGATCTGGCATATGAAACAGTATATTTTACTATGTTAGTAGTAgttatgaagaaagaaatagcctataaatagaaaaaattacCTATTTAGTCATGTTCTTTCCCCACAGCAGCTACAGAAGACATAGGGAGAGTTTGGCCTCTTTCTGTCATGTCTGCCCCTTGCACTCTGCCAGTGTCCACAACTGCTACGCTAGAGACATAAAAGTTTTTAAGCATAGATCTTAAAAACTTGATAGTCCATGTTCAGCAGCCATATGATTACAGGAAACAGCCTTCAGTATTATGGATTTGTTATTATTGTGGAAGGAACAGCTAGATTTTGAGCCACCCATATTTTTCATACCGATGCTTACAAGaagttatattttctctcctttctatTCCAGCCTTTGCATATATTATCCCAAAAAAAGGACCATTTAAAACTGCCCACTTACATTTCAAGAAATCATTTCCAAATCTTATACCGTTCAGTACTCGTATGTCCCATACTTAATTCATCTTATGTCAATacatattaaaatgtgtttgtttatacACAAATTTCATATCATAGTTCATGCTTATACTGACTTCAAATTACGTAGTAGTTAGcaaacttttccttctttccataAGTAGacataaagaaattattttaaaatagtcagCAAAACTTACAATATTGCCAGGATATGACTGTACATAGATTGAATGCATTTGCTGGAGAGCAGTTACATAAAGTGTACATAACGCATTAGGAAATAATACTACCTGTTCATGCGATACCAAAGTGTTACCTTACATTCTCGTTCtcaattcttctttttcttcccaaaaccCTCCAAATATGTGCTGTTTGTAGGAAATTAGTGACATTAcctcaaaaaatattttttcctaattaacaGTCAGGTGCTATAAAGACTAGAAATGAAAGTATTCAGCCCCATGCAGGATTTGACCCTAAGTCTTATTGGCAACCTCCAgtgttttattctgcttttgacAATCCAGGCTTCTCTGTGGGTGGATCTGCTTCTTGCAGATCCAAGTCTGCAAATTCTTGCTCTATAACTGGCTTCAGTATTTTCTCGATTTGTGTaagtctttttttcagtttctgttgtGCAGCATCGTACTCAGCCAACAACCTGGCAAACTTTGTTTGTAACCTGTCCATCGCACCTTCCATGTAGGTGATCTTCTCTTCCAGATCTTTAGGATCACTTCCTAAATTTGCAATGTCAATGTCCAGCAACCCATCTTTCATTAggatttgctttcctttttcttccagcataGCCTTTGCATCTGGGTACTCTGTTAAAGCCTCCATGAGATCGTCTTTAGACAGACAAAACAAGTCAGAGTATCCAATACTTTTAATATTGGCTGTTCTTTGGTTGCCAGCTTTGCTACCTTTGATATTAAGAATGCTGATTTCTCCAAAATAGCTGCCATCACTTAGGACCACAAATTGGGTAATTCCATCATCAGCAACTACTGCCAGCTTGCCTTCTTTGATAATGTACATCTCTCGCCCAATAtctccttttctgcaaatataATCTCCAGGACTGTATACCTGTGGCTGGAGTTTCAAAACCAGTTCAACCAACAGACCAGCTTCACAGTCTGCAAAAATCCGAACTTTTTTTAGTGTTTCCAGGTGAACATTGATTGCAATCTCTGCTCTTAGTTTATCTGGCAGATACTTCAAGACTTCCCTTTCATCCACAGCCTTTTTGTTTGTCCACAGGTAGTCAAACCACTTTATAACtcttttttccatgtctttaCTCACATTCCGAAAGTGCATATACTGCTTGATAGCATCAATCCTTGCTTGAAACTctgccctggcagcattcaTGTTGGAGATCATGGAGCCCACATTACCGACAATGGTAGCAAAAATCAATACTCCAACCAAGAAGTCGACAACCACAAAGAAATACTCAGAATCTTGTACAGGAGGGGGTGTTTCACCGATAGTAGTCAGGGTCAGCGTTGACCAGTAGAGACTGTAAACGTACTTTCTAATCAGACGGGCAAATTCAGGATCAGAGGTGTTGGGGTAGACCCATGTGTCAGCTCCAAATCCAATGGCTTTTGAGATTGAGTAGTACACACAGGCATTCCAGTGAATAATAATCACAATGTACATGACAAGGTTAGAGATCCTGAAGATATTTGGGTAGTTTGTCCTTGTTTCTGTTCGCTGGAAGAATTCAAACATCCGAGCTACTCTGAGTAGCCTATTTATTCTTAATTCTGGGTAATTCAGTCCTAACTTAAAGTATAAGATGTCGGTTGGTATGACTGACAGAAAATCTAATTTGAATTGAAAAGATGCCTTATATTTCTCTCGAAGCTTTTGTTCTTCTTTCACCAGAAGACCTTGCTCCAGGTAACCTAAGATCAAATtgtaagtaataaaaaatgttaCAACTTCAACTGTGTTGTGTTTAATGTCAATCCAAATCTACTTCAAAAAATACTTTGGGTACAAATTTCAGATGGTACATAACTCCTCttactttttaataaacaatttcTTATTTCCAAATATTCAATTTAGTGCTATATGGTTCAGCTTGAGCTAAACTATAGTTTTGAAAGTTAATAATTTCTAGCACTGATTTTTACCCTCCACTTTTCCATTGTGGtgaacatctgaaaaagaaaaacccaaccctccAAAAAACTCTACAGGGAAAGAATTTGAACATGGGAATTTCAGTTCCATATTGAGTATATCTACTCAGTAGCTCTGGATGTAGgataagattttaaaagaaacagttgCAGCTGAAGTTAATTGGCTGTCTTGTTTGCAGAGTGGTCTTGTAAATCAAGAAAATACTTGAATCTCCTTAAATACAGAATCCAGATTTAGGTGCTAATTTTTCAGAACCCTTGATTCTCACTTGGCTTCATCACATGTTAATTTTGTCTTATtgaggcagctgcaggcagaagaGCTTGTACGTAGCTTACCTCATGCCTAGCTTACCTCAGGCTTTATGTATTCTTTGAGAAATACATCAGAGTTTCTCCTATTTTTACAGGTCACAGACTACAGGCATCATCTTTCAGAGATGTCTCTCAATATCTTTTTCACTATCACACCTCCTCAAGGGTACCCAGATAGTAAGAGTAGTAGTATTCTGAATATTTGAACCCACCTGGCATAAATATGTGAAGAGGAATAATTAATCATTGAGTATACTTACCTGTTCTTGTCCGTACGAACATGTCAGCAATATAGATGACATCAGAAACATAATCAATAATAAACCATACCGCTAAGTAGTCATGCTGAAGCTCATCAAAACAGGCTCTGAATAGGAAAAGACAAGAGTAAATTCACATgacatgaaaattaaatacttgcATGAAATCATTGAtgggtaaaatattttttaatctatttagGGATATTACGATTTGCCAGAAGTTTTATATAGTCATCAAAGGAGTACATCACCTAGCAATAATCATGGTCCAGTTGTACATGACAGGCATTGTGATGCAAAACAACCAATTGTAATACATATTTCCTGCTGGATCAATAATGAAAATCTCTTTCTTCACCCTAAGTGAtagtaagggaaaaaaaaggaaatgtaatgtGAGACTTAAAATACACATAACAATTTTTGAGGAATGAAGCATTCCAGAAATTGTTGTTGTAAAATAAACAGTCTTTATTAAATTTAAGCTTCCTTGCATGAATACATGGAGAACATGAAGCTGCTGTGACTTGGGATGCAAGCTTTAGAACCTAAATTTAGCTAAGCAAAATCATCTTGACAGTCACACTTCAGTTTACAGTGACGTATGTAATTTCAATCTTTCAAAATTACTTATATTGGTTTCCTACCCAGTTAACTGTCTTGTCTGATAATTGATTTGatcatctttcaaaaaataaaaggattatGTGCCTACTAATGTttaaagaagtgagaaaaatcaTGACTTTCTCATTGGAAAAAGTCTAGCTCTGAGAGAGATGAAAAATCGGCATAGTTTAcataaagaaaccaaagaacATGAAATCATACAACACAAGTTCCTACTGCAttattttaagtttcttttccttggccAGAAAATTATGAATTTACCaaacaaaagataaagcaaGAGTTTAATTGATATAGATACCCTTATGTGTGGAAGAAATTGCTTTACGCTGGTACATCTTTTGCTTCAGGGTATTATCCAAAAAATATTTGATAATCACAATACAAAAGAgaatttcttgattttttttttttttcagatcaatTCCATGCATGCGTATTTCTGTTGTCCACATATAAAGTTAAATCAAAACAGCTCTACTCTAGGGAGAATAGGAGTCTGTACACTCATTCACTAGAGTGAATTCACCTTGTTCACAGGATGTGCATGAACGGATTTGATTTtacataaaaagcaattttattagACTAACAGGaggactgaaatgaaaaatacttactctttattttctttgttcttggacttatctttttttttgtttttctcctttttgtccttgttcttttgtgtttctccatccttttttctttctgacttgCTAAGAAAtagatttacattttcagttgtTACAGACTAAGTTAAAACATATTTGGGAAGAGATTAAATATCTTAGAAATAGTAGTAGTATTACTCTTTGtcttaccttttcttttcttttttctttttcttctcctccctaaggaaaagaaaaatatgataGGGTCATGGAATGCACATACCCCTTGCTTCCACATCTATTTATTAGAGTCATCTGAATTCAGTAAGGATAACATTATACTTAGGTGTTTGGCcttcaaaactgttttgcttATTGTATTCACGTAGcactacttttattttaaattaatagatGTAATACCAATAACTTTAGTATTGAGAATTATGATCATAACTGATGTGCATGAAGTTAAAATGTACATGCAGTCTCTTTGGGGATTACTTGAATGTCATAACTGTttacaaaaaaatcatatatatatcAATATCTTCTTCATTGCTCCTTAAACAAACAATATTGCAGTACTCTCATTTTATGAAATGGCAAAGATACTTACTCGCCTTTATTACTATTGTTGTTAATATTGTACTGTGCAAATGCACTGGGTAGATAGCGTTGCCTGGGGAATAGCAAAACAATACAGTTATATGATAtctgctgaaatacaaaaaacccacatttaATCAATATTGTCACAGACTATTTCAAACCATTTTAATCATGGGTAAGGTATGTAAGGAAATTGAAAGAGCCCAGATTTTAATCTCTTAAATATTTACGATAAGTAATATATCACAATCTTAAAATCTTAGAGGGTGAAGAAAATTGGATAATGGCAAGTTCCTGTGCTTAGTTAATCCTATGCAAATTACCACAGAATAAAACCCGAACAGACACAAAATAGTACATTTAACAtacctgttttcccttttgtccATCAATCCAGCATCCTCACTGGTGTCTTGCACTACCACACTGGGAATGATTGTATGGGAGCGATGGGTCTCAATCACTCCTACCCTCATGGTGAAGTTTGCCTTACCTTGGGTAATTGAAGaagactgatttaaaaaataaagaatcaaGTAATTTCACAACTAGTAAAAGTAACAAGCCACTTTTTTCTTATAGATGAATCCTTTATATCCTTGCTTCCCCCAAATCCAGCAACAGTATTTTcgattttctttctcccataACATTCCCAAAAGACAAGAAAGGGCACTGTGTGCTTCAGTGTATTGAAGCAACTACTGCTAAAGAGAATGTGAAACACATCTTTCTCTTAGAGGAAGCATTCATTTAAGTCTTTCTCCTTAGCTTGATCacatactttgaaaatatttaaacaactGTGTTTGAAACATTTACTGccatttcatttgattttgaaCCAGAAGTTCAACACTTACTGTATCAAGATGGATAAACAGA
The window above is part of the Strigops habroptila isolate Jane chromosome 7, bStrHab1.2.pri, whole genome shotgun sequence genome. Proteins encoded here:
- the CNGA1 gene encoding cGMP-gated cation channel alpha-1 produces the protein MRVGVIETHRSHTIIPSVVVQDTSEDAGLMDKRENRYARQRYLPSAFAQYNINNNSNKGEEEKKKKKEKKSKSERKKDGETQKNKDKKEKNKKKDKSKNKENKEVKKEIFIIDPAGNMYYNWLFCITMPVMYNWTMIIARACFDELQHDYLAVWFIIDYVSDVIYIADMFVRTRTGYLEQGLLVKEEQKLREKYKASFQFKLDFLSVIPTDILYFKLGLNYPELRINRLLRVARMFEFFQRTETRTNYPNIFRISNLVMYIVIIIHWNACVYYSISKAIGFGADTWVYPNTSDPEFARLIRKYVYSLYWSTLTLTTIGETPPPVQDSEYFFVVVDFLVGVLIFATIVGNVGSMISNMNAARAEFQARIDAIKQYMHFRNVSKDMEKRVIKWFDYLWTNKKAVDEREVLKYLPDKLRAEIAINVHLETLKKVRIFADCEAGLLVELVLKLQPQVYSPGDYICRKGDIGREMYIIKEGKLAVVADDGITQFVVLSDGSYFGEISILNIKGSKAGNQRTANIKSIGYSDLFCLSKDDLMEALTEYPDAKAMLEEKGKQILMKDGLLDIDIANLGSDPKDLEEKITYMEGAMDRLQTKFARLLAEYDAAQQKLKKRLTQIEKILKPVIEQEFADLDLQEADPPTEKPGLSKAE